Within Mongoliitalea daihaiensis, the genomic segment TTACGGGAATGTTTTGGTTGATAACCACTTACAACTTTCAATCTTCAGATCCCAATTGGGCGGAAATGTTGAGACCTACACGTATCTTGGACGATCAAGGGAGACCTTTTGCCGACAATGGTTCTTTCGGCATCAGTGTTAGACCATCCCGAGTTGGTTTTAATACCAGGCAATCTACGTCTAAAGGTGATTTAGTCACACGATTCGAATTAGATTTGGTTGGTGGAGGAAGCAATGTGGGAGAAACATTTTTCCGCGTTTTCAATGCCTATGCAGAATGGAATAGATGGACCTTTGGAAAGCGAAACTCTGTTTTCATGGATGGCAGTGTTGTCCCCAATACGGTAGAGTTTTTCGGACCTAATGGAATGGTACTTCTTCGAAATATTCAGATCAGCTATAAGCTTGTAGATTCGCCCAAAAATCAGGTGCAAATCGGCATCGAAAACCCTTCTGCTTCTTCTGACTTAGGCCCTTTTCGTGAAGACTTTACATTCCAAGAAAAACTTTCTGACATTGTCTTCACTAACAAACTCCCAGCCTTTACTTTCCATTACCGAAGAAATTTCGAAAAAGGACATCTCCAAGCCAGTTGGGTAAGCAAATACATTTCTTGGTATGATCGAGGCAGAACCCCGGATGCAGACTTTTCAGGAGATGCATGGGGGCATGGCACCAATATTTCAGGAAGCATCAACCCTACCCGTTACATCCGCCTGTTGGGCTCTTTTGTTACTGGAAGAGGAATTCAAAACTTTCTCAACGATGGTACAGCAGACGTTGGGGTAAGGGCTAACCCAGCAAACCTAGTCACTCCTGTCAATGGAGCCCCGATTCCTTTTTATTCTGTCATGGCTGCAAGTGAAATTCGTCTAACAGAAACCCTCAGTTCAACAGTTGCTTTCTCAAGAGTGGTAAATGACACTTTTGACTCCCAATTAAGTACATCTTTTCAGAGCGGAAGTTATTTGACGGTGGGTTTGATACATAAGCCTTTACCTGGAATATCCTTTGGTCTTGAATACCAATATGCTAACCGACAAAATGCAAATTTTGTGGGGGCACCTGATCTTGAACTCCCTGCCGCTCAGGGAAACTTCTTTGCCGTCAATAAAATCCAAGCAAATTTCGTCTATCGTTTTTCTAAAATGAATTAAGTCATGAACATTCAGAAAACACTTCTTATTTTCCTTCTTTGGGGAGTCTCTTTTTATTCCATTGCCCAAAGTCAGCAAGCAATTCAACAGGTAGTTGAACAAGCATACCAAGAATTTAAAGATGTCCAAGAAGGAAAAAATGCAGACTATATCAAAGAACTGGCAAAAGTTGACCCTTCCATTTTTGGAATAGTTATGGTAGATATTGATGGGAACATTTATTCAGCAGGAGATAATTTTTCTCAAGTTTCTATTCAAAGTGTATCCAAGGCATTTGTGTTGTCACTTGTACTCAATGAATCTGGTCCTGAAGTCATTAAAAATAAAGTGGGAGCAAATGCAACCGGCTTCCCATTCAACTCTATCATTGCCATGGAGATCAACCGAGAGTCCGGTATCAACTCCATGGTAAATGCAGGTGCAATTGCTACTACAAGTTTGGTAAATGGCGCAACAGCCGACGACAAATGGAATGCTATTGTTAAAAAGCTTTCTGAGTTTGCGGGTAGACCCCTTGAGGTGGACGAACCAGTCTACATCAGCGAAGCTGGCGATAATCAGCGGAATGTTGCGCAAGCCCAATTGCTAAAGGCCTACGATAAAATCTACTTTGATGCTGACCAATCCGTTGATATTTACACAAGACAATGTGCCCTAAGTGTGCATGCACGGGATCTTGCCATTATGGCTGCTACCTTGGCAAGTGGAGGGAAGAATCCGATAACCAATAGCCGTGTAGTATCTACTGAGGCTGTATCTTACACGTTACCTGTGATGGCTACTGCGGGCTTGTATGAAAACTCAGGCAAATGGCTCTATCAAACCGGGTTACCTGGTAAAAGTGGGGTCGGTGGCGCTTTGATCGCCGTGGTACCTGGGAAATTTGGCATAGCAGTGGTATCTCCCCCTTTAGATGAAGCAGGTAATTCTGTGAAAGGACAATTAGCAATCAATTACATTGTGGAAAAGCTTAATTTAAATCCTTACTTGGTGGAATCAGGAAATTAAACGCATTTCCTTTGGTCTTTTCCATACTCACTCGATAGAAACCAAACCTTCTATCGAGTTTTTTATTTGAGCTCATAGAAAGTTTCGATTTGCTATTCCATGATATTCATCAGTAATTTGCTTCTGAATTGATCTGCTTTTATGAAAAAAATCATATTTCTTGTCTTTTTCTCTTCAATCCAAGCAAGCTTTGGGCAGGAAAAAGACAGTACAACGGTAGGGTTAGATGAAATCATCATCAAAGAAAACCGAATCGAAATCCCTTTCAATAAAACTTCTCGTAATATATCTGTCATCACCCGAAAGGCGATAGAAACCACGCCAGCCAGAAGTATTCAGGAGGTACTGGCTTTCACACCGGGGGTAGATGTACGTCAGAGAGGCGTCAGTGGTGTGCAAGCAAATATCGGCATCCGAGGTGGAAGTTTCGAGCAAACCTTAATGCTGCTCAATGGAATCAAACTGACCGATCCTCAGACGAATAACCACATGATGAATATCCCTGTGCCTTTTCAGTCCATTCAGAGGATTGAAATCTTGAAAGGCCCTGGTTCTCGTGTATTTGGACAAAATGCTTTTGCCGGAGCGGTAAACATTGTGACAGAACTACCCGAAACCACAAGTTTAAACATTCAAGGCTTTGGAGGGGACTTTGGAATGAGAGGTGGTCACATCATCGCTTCCCTACCGGTGGGTAAGTACAAACAGACCATTGCCGTCTCCCAAGATGCGTCCGATGGACATTGGTATAATTCAGATTTCAAAGTCACTAATTTTTTCTATGAATCAGGTTTGGAGTTGAATGAAAACCATGAATTTAACCTCATGGCTGGTTGGAGTGACCGAACATTCGGAGCCAACGGATTCTATACCAACGCCTTCCCTGATCAATGGGAAAGTTTGCAGACTTCTTTGGCCGCCTTGAGTCATACCTACCGAAAATCCAACCTCTATGTTCAAACAAGGGCATATTGGAGAAGAAACATAGATGAATTCCGGTTGAGGAGAGATGAACC encodes:
- a CDS encoding DcaP family trimeric outer membrane transporter, with protein sequence MNYSFKHAFLLVICALSLFSAKAQNKNPIDIEFTGMFWLITTYNFQSSDPNWAEMLRPTRILDDQGRPFADNGSFGISVRPSRVGFNTRQSTSKGDLVTRFELDLVGGGSNVGETFFRVFNAYAEWNRWTFGKRNSVFMDGSVVPNTVEFFGPNGMVLLRNIQISYKLVDSPKNQVQIGIENPSASSDLGPFREDFTFQEKLSDIVFTNKLPAFTFHYRRNFEKGHLQASWVSKYISWYDRGRTPDADFSGDAWGHGTNISGSINPTRYIRLLGSFVTGRGIQNFLNDGTADVGVRANPANLVTPVNGAPIPFYSVMAASEIRLTETLSSTVAFSRVVNDTFDSQLSTSFQSGSYLTVGLIHKPLPGISFGLEYQYANRQNANFVGAPDLELPAAQGNFFAVNKIQANFVYRFSKMN
- the glsA gene encoding glutaminase A, coding for MNIQKTLLIFLLWGVSFYSIAQSQQAIQQVVEQAYQEFKDVQEGKNADYIKELAKVDPSIFGIVMVDIDGNIYSAGDNFSQVSIQSVSKAFVLSLVLNESGPEVIKNKVGANATGFPFNSIIAMEINRESGINSMVNAGAIATTSLVNGATADDKWNAIVKKLSEFAGRPLEVDEPVYISEAGDNQRNVAQAQLLKAYDKIYFDADQSVDIYTRQCALSVHARDLAIMAATLASGGKNPITNSRVVSTEAVSYTLPVMATAGLYENSGKWLYQTGLPGKSGVGGALIAVVPGKFGIAVVSPPLDEAGNSVKGQLAINYIVEKLNLNPYLVESGN